In one Pseudomonas sp. 31-12 genomic region, the following are encoded:
- a CDS encoding IS3 family transposase (programmed frameshift), with amino-acid sequence MTKQRRSFTPEFKREAADLVLKQNYSYIEASRSLGIGESALRRWVDQIQKEHKGVTPQSKALTPEQQKIQELEARIARLEREKSIPKKGYRALDVGRSRAFALIDQLRAHEPVDWLCKVFDVTRSCYYAQRLRRRTPDVERLRLRSRVSELFSQSRSSAGSRSILSLMREDGEQLGRFKVRSLMRELDLVSKQPGSHAYKRATVERLDIPNTLNREFDVPAPNQVWCGDITYIWAQGKWHYLAVVLDLCTRRIVGWALSEKPDAELVIKALDMAYEQRGRPSDLLFHSDQGSQYASRLFRQRLWRYRMRQSMSRRGNCWDNAPMERVFRSLKTEWIPTVGYRTAQEAQRDISHFLMHRYNWIRPHQFNDGLAPARAEEKLNVVSGIS; translated from the exons ATGACCAAACAACGCCGCTCCTTTACTCCTGAATTCAAGCGCGAGGCTGCCGACCTTGTGCTCAAACAAAACTACAGCTACATCGAAGCCAGCCGTTCACTCGGCATTGGTGAATCGGCATTACGCCGCTGGGTTGACCAGATTCAGAAAGAACATAAAGGCGTCACCCCGCAGAGCAAGGCACTGACTCCGGAACAGCAAAAAATTCAGGAGCTGGAAGCCCGGATTGCTCGGCTTGAGCGAGAGAAATCAATAC CTAAAAAAGGCTACCGCGCTCTTGATGTCGGAAGATCACGAGCGTTCGCGCTGATTGACCAGTTGAGGGCACATGAGCCGGTTGATTGGCTGTGCAAGGTGTTTGATGTCACTCGCTCGTGTTACTACGCCCAGCGCCTGCGGCGCCGCACGCCGGATGTTGAACGGCTTCGATTGCGTAGTCGCGTAAGTGAGCTGTTCTCGCAAAGTCGCAGCTCTGCGGGCAGTCGCAGCATCCTGTCACTGATGCGTGAAGACGGTGAGCAACTCGGTCGATTCAAAGTGCGTAGCTTGATGCGCGAGCTTGATTTAGTCAGCAAACAACCCGGCTCCCATGCCTACAAACGAGCAACAGTTGAAAGACTGGATATCCCGAACACATTGAACCGCGAGTTCGACGTGCCTGCGCCCAATCAAGTCTGGTGCGGCGATATCACCTACATTTGGGCGCAAGGAAAGTGGCATTACCTGGCTGTCGTCCTGGATCTTTGTACGCGTCGGATCGTGGGCTGGGCGCTGTCGGAAAAGCCAGACGCTGAGCTGGTGATCAAAGCGCTGGATATGGCTTACGAGCAGCGTGGCAGGCCTTCGGATCTGCTATTCCACTCAGACCAGGGATCGCAATATGCAAGCCGACTCTTTCGCCAGCGGTTGTGGCGATACCGCATGCGCCAAAGCATGAGTCGACGAGGAAACTGCTGGGATAACGCACCGATGGAGCGCGTATTTCGCAGCTTGAAAACAGAATGGATACCGACCGTGGGCTATCGAACTGCGCAGGAAGCACAGCGCGATATCAGCCATTTTTTGATGCATCGCTACAACTGGATTCGGCCTCATCAATTCAACGATGGGTTGGCTCCAGCGCGGGCCGAGGAAAAACTTAACGTCGTGTCCGGGATTAGTTGA